In the genome of Oculatellaceae cyanobacterium, the window AACAAACTAGCAGCAATTGGAATCAATTCTCAAGAAACACTTGTAGTTGCATATGATGATTCGCGTTTTGCCTTTGCTGCACGTCTGTGGTGGTTACTACGCTATCTAGGACATCAGCAAGTTGCTTTGCTTGATGGTGGCTTTTCAGGATGGCAAAAAGCTGGATATGGTGTAAATAATCAACTACCGAAGCCTGAACCAGGAAAATTTATTCCTCAGATCAACAGCCAATGGGTGGTGGATATTAACACAATCAAAGCGCGAAAAGACCTACCTAACGTAGTGTTGGTTGATTCACGAGAAAGCGATCGCTATCGAGGAGAACGTGAACCCATCGATCCCATTGCTGGTCATATTCCAGGTGCGGTTAATTACCCCTGGCAAGATGTTTCCGACTCCCAAGGCTACATCTTGCCTGTTTCAGAACAACAGCAACGTTGGAAAGATATTCAGCAAGCAGAGGAAATTCTAGTTTATTGTGGTTCTGGCGTAACAGCCTGTGTAAATCTCTTGTCCTTAGAAATGGCTGGTATTCAGAAAGCATTGCTGTATGCTGGCAGTTGGAGTGATTGGTGTTCCTATCTTACAGCCCAGGGCTAGGCAGATGCCAAACTAATATTTACAGTAACCAAGTAACAGATTAATTGGCGATATATATATAGTACCAGCGCTCCGCTTGCTTCTTGAAATGCGTAAGTCCTGCCAGTAAATATATGGTGACGAAACACAATCATCTCTAGTTTGTGCGTAAATCATCATTTAAATAGTAGAGTTGAAAAAGACTTATCGTTGATTGCTCGCTGGATGCACCTATTCTGACTCTGTTGGATTACAGTTTTACTGTAACTATTGGGAGCGATTGGATCGAGAATTCCATATAGAGCAATTAATATAAATACTATGGAATACTCATATAAGCAAGAATCATTAACATTCATTGAGT includes:
- a CDS encoding sulfurtransferase, whose amino-acid sequence is MIDNNTPIIISAQWLAKHLNDPQVVIVDCRFSLADPEVGRQQYKTSHIPGAYYLDLNQDLSSAVQRHGGRHPLPNPTELTNKLAAIGINSQETLVVAYDDSRFAFAARLWWLLRYLGHQQVALLDGGFSGWQKAGYGVNNQLPKPEPGKFIPQINSQWVVDINTIKARKDLPNVVLVDSRESDRYRGEREPIDPIAGHIPGAVNYPWQDVSDSQGYILPVSEQQQRWKDIQQAEEILVYCGSGVTACVNLLSLEMAGIQKALLYAGSWSDWCSYLTAQG